The uncultured Bacteroides sp. genome has a segment encoding these proteins:
- a CDS encoding glycosyltransferase family 4 protein — MNVAIVTSGILPVPPVKGGAVENLVKFYLDYNEMQNTDVEFTVYSVFDEGFSNNTYQEYKKTTFVFINTHTFFSKIRQLLFKYTKRNLYYHHSWEYFVSEVSNKIKHERFDAIVVENRPGFVLRLSKCSDAKLMLHLHNDMLNKDTKDASEILKLYTKVLTVSNYIKERVDTIMSTDKVQVVYNGIDLEKFKSPFHSEINRKNFHLSEDDFVVVYTGRIESVKGVKELLEAFSLLSDYEKIKLLIVGGGNGNINEGEFFSEMNELAFSMPEKVVFTGFQPYEKIPSILSFCDLAVVPSIWEDPFPTTVLESLAAGLPLIVTRSGGIPEAVNEECAIFVNIDNNLPLNLSNAILSIYSDNNKKNRMSEYAVKHSILFSKEKYALAILKLL; from the coding sequence ATGAATGTTGCAATTGTCACATCAGGAATATTACCTGTGCCCCCTGTTAAAGGAGGTGCAGTTGAGAATTTAGTGAAATTTTATTTAGATTATAATGAAATGCAGAATACTGATGTTGAATTTACTGTATATAGTGTTTTTGACGAGGGTTTTTCTAATAACACATATCAAGAGTACAAGAAGACAACATTCGTTTTTATTAATACGCATACTTTTTTTTCAAAGATAAGACAGCTCTTATTTAAATACACAAAGCGTAATTTATATTATCATCATTCTTGGGAATATTTTGTATCTGAGGTTTCTAACAAGATTAAACATGAAAGGTTTGATGCAATAGTTGTTGAGAATCGTCCAGGATTTGTTTTACGATTATCAAAATGTTCTGATGCAAAACTAATGCTTCACTTACATAATGATATGCTGAATAAAGACACTAAAGATGCTTCTGAAATACTTAAATTATATACAAAGGTACTTACTGTTTCTAACTATATAAAAGAGAGAGTAGATACCATTATGTCAACTGATAAAGTTCAGGTGGTATATAATGGCATTGATCTCGAAAAGTTTAAGAGTCCTTTTCATTCTGAAATTAATCGAAAGAACTTTCATTTATCTGAAGATGATTTTGTTGTTGTCTATACAGGTAGAATTGAATCTGTAAAAGGGGTGAAAGAATTGCTTGAGGCTTTTTCATTATTATCTGATTATGAGAAAATAAAACTTTTGATCGTTGGAGGAGGTAATGGTAATATTAATGAAGGCGAGTTTTTCTCAGAAATGAATGAATTAGCTTTTTCAATGCCTGAAAAAGTTGTTTTTACTGGTTTTCAACCTTATGAGAAAATTCCATCAATTTTGAGCTTTTGCGATCTTGCTGTTGTTCCTTCAATATGGGAGGATCCTTTTCCTACCACTGTTTTAGAAAGTTTAGCTGCAGGTTTACCTCTTATTGTAACTCGTTCTGGTGGAATACCTGAAGCTGTTAACGAAGAATGTGCAATCTTTGTAAATATAGATAATAATTTACCATTAAATTTGTCGAATGCTATTTTGTCTATATACAGTGATAATAATAAAAAAAATAGAATGTCTGAATATGCAGTTAAACATTCTATCTTATTTAGTAAAGAAAAATATGCTTTAGCTATTTTAAAACTTCTTTAA
- a CDS encoding glycosyltransferase family 2 protein translates to MKKLSIITINYNNCNGLKKTIESVVNQTYSGYEYIIIDGGSTDGSVEIIKKYADKIDYWISEPDKGIFNAMNKGILKATGEYCNFMNSGDCFHANDVIEKIIKELDKDIVIGKYMFGNLSYPWGRTSDSISMLDFVKGGISHQSSFIKITLFENNLYDENLKIASDWKFFIDVLIFRNCSYKNTNVIVADFDATGISSVTSKLNEMERTKTLKEFLPERIYSDYVRLAKSDSPLLELTPLFNKTNGFQKLIFNIVTILINIRTFHLKIKYFLKKF, encoded by the coding sequence ATGAAAAAACTCTCTATTATAACTATCAATTACAACAATTGTAATGGATTAAAAAAAACAATTGAAAGCGTAGTAAATCAAACTTATTCAGGCTATGAATATATAATTATTGATGGAGGATCAACTGATGGTAGTGTAGAAATTATCAAAAAATATGCTGATAAAATAGACTATTGGATTTCGGAACCTGATAAAGGAATTTTTAATGCCATGAATAAGGGAATACTAAAAGCCACAGGAGAATATTGCAATTTCATGAATTCTGGAGATTGTTTTCATGCAAACGATGTTATTGAAAAAATAATAAAAGAGCTTGATAAAGACATAGTAATAGGGAAATATATGTTCGGCAATTTATCATATCCATGGGGACGAACTTCAGATTCAATATCTATGCTTGATTTTGTAAAAGGAGGCATTTCTCACCAATCATCGTTTATAAAAATAACACTTTTTGAAAACAATCTATATGATGAAAACTTAAAAATAGCATCTGATTGGAAATTTTTTATTGATGTATTAATCTTCAGGAATTGTAGTTATAAAAATACAAATGTAATTGTAGCAGATTTCGATGCAACAGGTATTAGTTCTGTAACTTCTAAGCTTAACGAAATGGAAAGAACAAAAACATTAAAAGAATTCCTTCCAGAAAGAATCTATTCTGATTATGTGAGATTAGCCAAATCCGATTCGCCATTATTAGAACTTACACCTCTCTTCAACAAGACAAATGGATTTCAAAAGCTAATATTCAATATTGTAACAATTCTTATAAATATAAGAACATTTCATTTAAAGATAAAATATTTTTTAAAGAAGTTTTAA
- a CDS encoding sugar transporter, with protein MAESRLQKSILNARVGLFFYFLTLILSFFSRKIFLDCLGADFIGLTGTLQNILGILNLAELGIGTCISFFLFKPIQERNKDQIMEIMSVFGYLYRKIGIVIGIGGAVASISFPFIFRNTMFNMGIIYFAFASYLGSSLIGYFINYRQILLSADQKNYVVSAYIQTTGIIKTIIQIVLVYTYKNLYLWIAVEFLFGIIICIVLNRKIDKEYPWLKTNKNEGKILLKKYPEILINTKQVFVHQIKDFLLSKSDEIMIFAFVSLKMVAFYGNYTMIINKLITMINTALDGVNAGVGNLVAEGNKKNTIKVFWELMSIRYFIAGTMVFSLYQLMDPFVTLWLGEKYQLDHTILILLLINLFIMQTRGAVDIFNHSHGLYADTWAAWTEGIINIVVTLATATQWGVIGILFGKITSICFIIVLWKPYYLFTQGLKVPIRIYWAGTIRYYIVFIISFTAITIAAKFLPFHPKESIQQLLIYGTCTVIPFTLFYFILLLVTTPGMMDAIKRAPIFYKIFKS; from the coding sequence ATGGCAGAATCAAGATTACAAAAAAGTATACTCAACGCACGGGTAGGATTATTCTTCTACTTTCTTACATTGATTCTTTCATTCTTTTCCAGAAAAATATTTCTGGATTGTTTGGGAGCAGATTTTATTGGACTTACAGGTACATTACAAAATATTCTTGGCATTCTAAACCTTGCAGAACTTGGAATAGGAACATGTATTAGCTTTTTCCTATTTAAGCCAATACAAGAAAGGAATAAAGATCAAATAATGGAGATAATGTCCGTTTTCGGTTACTTATACCGAAAGATTGGGATAGTTATTGGTATAGGAGGAGCAGTTGCAAGCATCTCTTTCCCTTTTATTTTTAGAAACACCATGTTTAACATGGGCATTATTTATTTTGCATTTGCATCTTATTTAGGCTCATCTTTGATAGGCTATTTCATTAATTATCGCCAGATATTACTCAGTGCAGACCAAAAAAACTATGTTGTATCAGCCTATATTCAAACTACCGGTATTATCAAAACCATTATACAAATCGTGCTGGTATATACCTATAAAAATTTGTATTTATGGATTGCTGTTGAATTTTTATTTGGAATAATTATTTGTATTGTCTTAAACAGGAAAATTGATAAAGAATACCCTTGGTTAAAGACTAATAAGAATGAAGGAAAAATATTATTAAAGAAATACCCTGAAATACTAATTAATACAAAGCAGGTTTTTGTACATCAAATTAAAGATTTCCTACTTAGCAAAAGTGATGAAATAATGATTTTTGCTTTTGTCTCACTAAAGATGGTAGCTTTCTATGGCAATTACACTATGATAATTAATAAATTAATTACTATGATAAATACCGCTCTTGATGGTGTTAATGCCGGAGTTGGGAATTTAGTGGCAGAAGGGAATAAAAAAAATACAATAAAAGTATTCTGGGAATTAATGTCTATTCGTTATTTTATTGCAGGGACTATGGTTTTCTCACTTTATCAATTAATGGATCCCTTCGTTACATTGTGGTTAGGAGAAAAATACCAATTAGATCATACAATTTTAATTCTTTTGCTAATAAATTTATTTATAATGCAAACTCGTGGAGCTGTTGATATTTTCAACCACTCCCACGGTTTGTATGCTGATACCTGGGCTGCTTGGACTGAAGGTATTATAAACATAGTAGTTACATTAGCAACAGCAACTCAGTGGGGAGTTATTGGTATTTTATTTGGAAAAATAACTAGCATATGTTTTATAATTGTACTATGGAAACCCTACTATTTATTTACTCAAGGATTAAAAGTTCCAATAAGAATCTATTGGGCTGGAACAATTCGATATTATATAGTATTTATAATATCATTCACCGCTATAACCATTGCTGCAAAATTTCTCCCTTTTCATCCGAAAGAAAGTATTCAGCAGTTATTAATATATGGTACTTGCACAGTTATTCCATTTACTTTATTCTATTTTATATTACTTTTAGTCACAACACCAGGAATGATGGATGCAATCAAAAGAGCCCCTATATTTTATAAAATATTTAAATCATAA
- a CDS encoding glycosyltransferase family 4 protein: protein MKICFYCNTIFTFGGVQRVMAVIAKELSKEHEVTILTLDNPSLNDTTMYGLNSANIHYINLQYPKIPFYENISCKAYSLLYKTILPQNKLLSKWYGYTSFSHTQRSLLIKILNQGNYDVVVGVHVFLSFHLASIHNQIKAKTIGWMHNSYDAFFSIKTSYVGKQKNQFKHLMPELDKIIVLSKYDQEKFQKELNVHTEAIYNPLTIEPKGKGSPEHKKFLAVGRFSPLHKGFDILIEAFAIFAKQNQDWTLDIVGEGPEEDMLRSLISKHHLEKRVTLYPFTKEVEKHYESASVYVLSSRWEGFGLVLVEAMSYGLPIISSYLPVTKELLEGKGVGIFFESENITDLAEKMKLITESSDLRSMKQAALKYSQEFESSNIIEQWRRILFNLFNK, encoded by the coding sequence ATGAAAATATGTTTTTATTGCAATACAATATTTACATTTGGAGGAGTTCAGCGTGTAATGGCTGTAATAGCAAAAGAGCTGTCTAAAGAACACGAAGTTACTATATTAACGTTAGACAATCCATCATTAAATGACACCACAATGTATGGATTAAACTCTGCAAATATTCATTACATCAATTTGCAATATCCAAAAATCCCCTTCTACGAAAACATATCATGCAAAGCATACAGCCTGCTATACAAAACCATATTGCCACAGAATAAACTTCTATCAAAATGGTATGGATATACTTCTTTCTCTCATACCCAACGCTCTTTGCTGATTAAAATACTAAATCAAGGGAACTACGATGTAGTTGTAGGTGTACATGTATTCCTATCATTTCATCTGGCGAGTATTCATAATCAGATTAAGGCTAAAACTATTGGCTGGATGCACAATTCTTATGATGCCTTTTTTTCCATAAAGACCTCTTATGTAGGAAAACAAAAAAATCAGTTCAAACACTTAATGCCTGAACTTGATAAGATTATAGTTCTTTCAAAGTATGATCAGGAAAAATTCCAAAAAGAATTGAATGTTCATACAGAAGCAATATACAACCCTTTAACTATAGAACCAAAAGGGAAAGGCTCTCCCGAACATAAAAAATTCTTAGCCGTGGGACGTTTTTCTCCTTTACATAAAGGGTTTGATATATTAATTGAAGCCTTTGCCATTTTTGCAAAACAGAATCAAGACTGGACATTAGACATCGTTGGCGAAGGACCGGAGGAAGATATGCTTCGTTCACTAATCAGTAAGCATCATTTAGAAAAGAGAGTTACTCTGTATCCGTTTACCAAAGAAGTGGAAAAGCATTATGAATCGGCCAGCGTGTATGTGCTAAGTTCGCGGTGGGAAGGATTCGGGTTGGTTCTGGTAGAAGCCATGTCTTATGGACTTCCAATAATATCATCTTACCTGCCTGTTACCAAAGAATTACTTGAAGGCAAAGGAGTTGGAATTTTCTTTGAAAGTGAGAATATTACAGATCTTGCAGAAAAGATGAAATTAATAACAGAGAGTTCTGATTTAAGAAGTATGAAGCAAGCTGCATTAAAATATTCACAAGAATTTGAGAGTTCTAATATTATTGAGCAATGGAGAAGAATATTATTTAATCTTTTTAATAAATAA
- a CDS encoding BT4734/BF3469 family protein translates to MKNITVFSGFNKPLGNKDMREFLREVKNGRYRAEVEKIRSLILEGEENEAQRLKKLLASVTICALYIGGRRDVNLTEYCGMVVLDIDDLSSEEVIRLRALIEADSHTFACFVSPGGLGLKLLVRVSRKDGSLPDKLDEIKSFHKEMYNKVMRYYTVITGAAVDVSGKDVGRLCYVSYDPLLFFNEMAEVFVHGAKDKDGAYSKNAAMKAAKTKPGGEVSSEDLFRKCVLYTAKKQSYKEGNRNVFINLLANNCNRKGVPQSDAERLCLAKYVDMETEELLSTIRSAYSHTTEYAGAVNSGGKSGIYDAVEHFLTKNYDFRYNEVSSRVEFRDKDSEDVFANVVDRIENSIWRAINKEGIECKVTDIRNLIMSDFSPTFNPFISYFLELPEWDGNDYIAQMASTVKTNNDSYWLFCFRKWLVAMVASLLDKKTVNHVVPVFCGEQGRGKTRWTNRILPPELEAYYATISVTEQEKDLLMKLSHRALVNIDELDVLSYRDMAKLKKLITQISIDERKAYGHHEESYTRHASLIASTNNEKILSDPTGSRRFITFLVSDINDGFTIDYSQLYAQIKCLLNSGFRFWFNMDEIEELNKHNEGFQSLSPEEEFLLTYFRKPLINEAPLFLSASEILKRISHKTGLPITNSGAIILGKVLKKHKFESKRCSKGTLYSIYEIGMDEVERISKIVENSNQVAVNEPLNRNPELPLEL, encoded by the coding sequence ATGAAAAACATTACAGTGTTTTCGGGCTTTAACAAGCCTCTTGGCAATAAAGATATGCGGGAGTTTCTGCGGGAAGTGAAGAATGGCCGTTATCGGGCTGAAGTTGAAAAAATTCGCTCGCTAATCCTGGAAGGAGAGGAGAACGAGGCTCAGCGGCTGAAGAAGTTGCTGGCCTCTGTTACTATCTGTGCGTTGTATATTGGTGGGCGGAGAGATGTGAATCTCACCGAGTATTGCGGAATGGTGGTTCTTGATATCGATGATCTTTCTTCTGAAGAGGTTATCCGGTTGAGGGCTTTGATTGAGGCCGATAGTCATACGTTTGCTTGCTTTGTGAGTCCTGGTGGGTTGGGGTTGAAACTCTTAGTCCGTGTTTCCCGCAAAGACGGCTCGCTTCCCGATAAGCTCGATGAGATTAAGAGTTTTCACAAGGAGATGTATAATAAGGTGATGCGTTATTATACCGTGATAACGGGCGCTGCTGTCGATGTGTCCGGCAAAGATGTGGGCAGGCTTTGCTATGTAAGCTATGATCCGCTTCTCTTTTTCAATGAAATGGCCGAGGTCTTTGTTCACGGTGCAAAAGATAAAGATGGTGCCTATTCAAAGAATGCTGCAATGAAAGCTGCAAAAACGAAGCCTGGGGGTGAAGTCAGTTCGGAAGATCTTTTCCGCAAATGTGTGCTATATACTGCAAAAAAACAGTCATATAAAGAGGGTAACCGCAATGTGTTTATCAATCTGCTGGCAAATAACTGTAATCGCAAAGGAGTACCCCAAAGTGATGCTGAGCGTCTTTGTCTGGCTAAGTATGTTGATATGGAAACGGAGGAATTGCTTTCCACCATTCGCAGCGCTTATTCTCATACAACAGAGTATGCCGGGGCTGTGAATTCGGGAGGTAAAAGTGGAATTTATGATGCGGTGGAGCATTTTCTGACTAAGAATTATGATTTTCGTTACAATGAAGTCAGTTCACGCGTAGAATTTCGTGATAAAGATTCGGAAGATGTTTTTGCCAATGTGGTAGATAGAATTGAAAATTCCATTTGGAGAGCAATAAACAAAGAGGGGATTGAATGTAAAGTTACTGATATACGCAACTTGATTATGTCCGACTTTTCGCCCACGTTTAATCCCTTTATTAGCTATTTTCTTGAACTGCCCGAGTGGGATGGCAATGACTACATAGCGCAGATGGCTTCTACAGTGAAAACGAATAATGATTCTTACTGGCTTTTTTGTTTCCGGAAATGGCTGGTTGCTATGGTAGCTTCTTTGTTAGACAAGAAAACGGTGAACCATGTGGTTCCTGTGTTTTGCGGAGAGCAGGGCAGAGGTAAAACTCGTTGGACTAACCGCATTCTTCCACCGGAGTTAGAGGCCTACTATGCCACAATTTCAGTTACAGAGCAGGAGAAGGATTTGCTTATGAAGCTCTCTCATCGTGCTTTGGTTAATATTGATGAGCTTGATGTACTTTCATATCGTGACATGGCTAAGTTGAAGAAACTCATTACGCAAATCAGCATTGACGAGCGCAAGGCTTACGGGCATCATGAGGAGAGTTACACCCGCCATGCGTCTCTTATTGCTTCTACCAATAATGAGAAGATTCTGAGTGATCCCACCGGATCACGTCGTTTCATTACTTTCCTGGTGAGCGATATTAATGATGGGTTTACCATTGATTATTCACAGCTCTATGCCCAGATAAAGTGTCTGCTCAACTCCGGTTTTCGTTTTTGGTTCAATATGGACGAAATTGAAGAGCTTAATAAGCACAACGAAGGCTTTCAGTCTCTTTCTCCCGAAGAGGAGTTTTTGCTCACTTATTTTCGTAAACCGCTGATAAATGAAGCTCCTCTTTTCTTGTCGGCAAGTGAAATTTTAAAGCGAATTTCGCATAAAACAGGTCTTCCAATCACTAATTCGGGTGCAATAATCCTTGGAAAGGTATTGAAAAAACATAAATTTGAGTCGAAAAGATGCAGCAAAGGAACGCTTTATTCTATTTATGAAATAGGTATGGACGAAGTAGAAAGAATAAGCAAAATAGTTGAGAATAGTAACCAAGTAGCTGTTAATGAACCCTTAAACAGAAATCCTGAACTTCCACTCGAATTGTAA
- a CDS encoding DUF4248 domain-containing protein produces MEEKFKPKSYSKTELSRKYNPHLCDRSAQRTLMNWIEHNKELSTQLICTGFSKMDRLFTPRQVELIVSFLGEP; encoded by the coding sequence ATGGAAGAAAAATTTAAACCAAAGAGCTATTCAAAAACCGAATTATCGAGAAAATACAATCCACATTTGTGCGATCGCTCGGCTCAGCGAACATTGATGAATTGGATTGAGCACAACAAAGAATTGAGCACGCAGCTTATCTGTACCGGGTTCAGCAAAATGGACCGCCTGTTTACGCCCCGACAAGTAGAACTGATTGTCTCCTTCCTGGGTGAACCGTAA
- a CDS encoding HU family DNA-binding protein: MSVKYSVVERANPRKLADPKKFYAQAQGCGEMDFDSMCEDVSNRCTATKADISASISGALITIQQSLRKGEVVRFGEFGSFQVGIRSSGAETQKEFSVGLIKGARITFRPGKLLTNMLKTLDYSQVAKLPVKVAAAPKTGA; this comes from the coding sequence ATGAGTGTAAAGTATTCAGTAGTAGAGAGAGCAAATCCGAGAAAGTTGGCAGATCCTAAAAAGTTTTATGCCCAGGCACAAGGCTGCGGAGAGATGGATTTTGATTCCATGTGTGAGGATGTGTCCAACCGTTGTACTGCAACAAAGGCAGATATTTCCGCCTCCATTTCGGGTGCATTGATCACTATCCAGCAAAGCCTGCGTAAAGGAGAAGTAGTTCGCTTTGGTGAGTTTGGAAGCTTCCAGGTTGGCATTCGCAGTAGCGGAGCAGAAACCCAAAAGGAATTCAGTGTGGGGCTTATCAAAGGAGCCAGAATTACCTTTCGTCCGGGGAAACTGCTCACTAATATGCTGAAAACCCTCGATTATAGTCAGGTGGCCAAACTGCCGGTGAAGGTTGCTGCAGCTCCTAAAACCGGAGCGTAA
- a CDS encoding N-acetylmuramoyl-L-alanine amidase produces the protein MRVINLIVIHCSATREDKTFTERDVDAAHRARGFRCAGYHFYIRKDGAIKSMRPLQEEGAHALGYNAHSIGICYEGGLDRNGKPADTRTPEQKHSMRVLVLTLLKDFPACRVTGHRDLSPDRNGDGVVDSSEWVKFCPCFEVKELLIKSS, from the coding sequence ATGAGAGTCATTAATCTAATTGTGATCCACTGTTCCGCCACCCGTGAGGACAAAACCTTTACGGAGCGGGATGTGGACGCCGCTCACCGGGCAAGAGGTTTTCGCTGTGCCGGTTATCATTTCTACATCCGCAAAGACGGAGCCATAAAATCCATGCGTCCGCTACAAGAAGAAGGCGCGCACGCACTGGGCTATAACGCCCACAGCATTGGCATCTGTTACGAAGGCGGACTGGACAGGAACGGTAAACCAGCCGATACCCGAACGCCGGAACAAAAACACTCTATGCGGGTACTGGTACTCACCCTGTTGAAAGACTTTCCCGCTTGTCGGGTAACAGGTCACCGCGATCTTAGTCCCGACCGCAATGGTGATGGGGTTGTTGACTCTTCTGAGTGGGTGAAATTTTGTCCTTGCTTTGAGGTGAAAGAACTTCTTATCAAAAGTTCTTGA
- a CDS encoding acyltransferase family protein yields MNSRIEYIDRLKGFAILLVVIGHFIECNVVKGYLHPLYSFIYFFHMPLFMFISGYVAKKYLKVELAKPKEAFTFINKKIRSLIIPYLTWSLLIPMCFLSYNFKFDLFSRFEYLIFHHTYLWFLTTLFYLSLLFLVYEIISKILLKFKGGRILCITILYITTMFLYHIFPNVVIKSIFGYFPFYFLGVIIAQFKRAEDLYCNKIAFGIFTIAFLIIPVHFNYFETEFYRIIKAIVSFAAIPTIYYLSRFMRWNTIIDNQIQLWGRNSLVIYVTQWNLLHIFTINLPLYTSTFSLILVSFILSLFIGYACILIGNVIKYSPIIDLLIYGRKSK; encoded by the coding sequence ATGAATTCACGAATAGAGTATATTGATAGATTAAAAGGATTTGCGATTCTTTTAGTTGTAATTGGACATTTTATTGAGTGCAATGTTGTAAAAGGGTATTTACATCCTCTCTATTCATTTATATATTTCTTTCACATGCCCTTATTTATGTTTATTAGTGGATATGTAGCAAAAAAATATTTAAAGGTCGAATTAGCTAAACCAAAAGAAGCCTTCACTTTCATCAATAAAAAGATACGTTCATTAATCATTCCTTATTTAACCTGGAGTCTACTTATACCAATGTGTTTCTTATCTTATAATTTCAAGTTTGACTTATTTTCTAGATTTGAATATCTTATTTTTCATCATACCTATCTTTGGTTTTTGACGACTCTCTTCTATTTGTCTTTACTTTTTCTAGTTTATGAAATAATCAGTAAGATACTATTAAAATTCAAGGGAGGGAGAATCTTGTGCATAACAATTCTTTATATAACTACAATGTTCCTTTATCATATATTTCCTAATGTAGTAATTAAATCAATCTTTGGATATTTCCCTTTCTATTTTCTTGGAGTGATAATAGCTCAATTTAAAAGAGCTGAAGATTTATATTGCAATAAAATAGCTTTTGGAATATTTACTATCGCTTTTTTAATTATTCCTGTACATTTTAATTATTTTGAAACTGAATTTTATAGAATTATTAAAGCCATTGTTTCTTTTGCAGCTATACCAACAATTTATTATTTATCTAGATTTATGAGATGGAATACAATCATTGATAATCAGATTCAACTTTGGGGTAGAAATAGCTTAGTAATTTATGTAACTCAGTGGAATTTATTACATATATTCACAATAAATTTGCCACTTTATACATCAACCTTTAGCCTTATCTTAGTTAGTTTTATTTTATCCTTATTCATTGGTTATGCATGTATTCTGATTGGCAACGTCATTAAATACTCTCCAATAATAGATTTATTGATCTATGGACGAAAATCCAAATAA
- a CDS encoding nitroreductase family protein, with translation MGLSFKEALKNRRTYYTISNKSLVSDQEIEDIVNFAVTHVPSSFNSQSTRVVLLLGENHKKLWNITKEILRKIVPAEAFTATENKIDGAFTAGYGTVLYFEDQTVVKGLQDAFPAYAENFPVWSNHTSAMHQLAIWTMLEEAGFGASLQHYNPLIDEEVAKEWNLPSTWKLVAEMPFGVPTQGPGEKEFKPLDERIKVFK, from the coding sequence ATGGGACTAAGTTTTAAGGAAGCTTTAAAGAATCGGAGAACATATTACACAATCAGTAACAAATCTCTTGTATCCGATCAGGAGATTGAAGATATAGTTAACTTCGCCGTTACCCATGTGCCTTCATCTTTCAATTCACAATCAACAAGAGTGGTGCTTTTGCTTGGTGAAAACCATAAAAAGCTGTGGAACATTACCAAAGAAATACTTCGAAAAATAGTTCCGGCCGAAGCTTTCACTGCTACAGAAAACAAAATTGACGGAGCTTTTACAGCTGGTTATGGTACAGTTCTTTACTTTGAAGATCAGACTGTGGTAAAAGGATTACAAGATGCTTTCCCTGCTTATGCAGAAAATTTCCCTGTGTGGTCAAATCACACTTCAGCAATGCATCAACTTGCTATCTGGACAATGCTTGAAGAAGCTGGATTTGGAGCTTCGCTACAACATTACAATCCATTGATTGATGAAGAGGTTGCTAAAGAATGGAATCTTCCTTCTACATGGAAACTTGTTGCCGAAATGCCATTTGGTGTTCCAACTCAGGGTCCTGGTGAGAAAGAGTTCAAGCCTCTTGATGAGCGAATAAAAGTATTCAAGTAA
- a CDS encoding acyltransferase — MNTQQLKIKLEQYPAIKHLMLNFIMHPVKTRPQWWIRLFQFTYLKRGKGSVIYRSVRKDLPPFNKFILGKYSVIEDYTCLNNAVGDITIGDYCRIGLSNTVIGPIEIGDRVNISQNVVLIGLDHVYKDIEKDLIEQGVTTSKIIIGKDTTIGANTVVLSGVTIGEHCFVGAGSVVTKDIPSYSICVGNPAKIIKQYDFDKKEWVRIKN; from the coding sequence ATGAATACCCAACAACTAAAAATAAAGTTAGAGCAATACCCAGCCATAAAACATTTAATGCTTAATTTTATTATGCACCCGGTAAAAACTCGTCCGCAATGGTGGATACGTCTGTTTCAATTTACCTATTTAAAAAGAGGGAAAGGGTCGGTAATATACCGAAGTGTACGGAAAGATCTTCCTCCATTTAATAAATTCATATTAGGAAAATATTCCGTTATTGAAGATTATACATGTTTAAATAATGCTGTTGGTGATATTACAATAGGTGATTACTGTCGTATAGGTCTTAGTAATACTGTTATAGGGCCTATAGAAATAGGAGATCGAGTTAATATCTCACAAAATGTAGTGCTCATTGGCTTAGATCACGTATATAAAGATATAGAAAAAGACTTAATTGAACAAGGAGTTACTACATCTAAAATTATTATTGGTAAAGATACTACTATTGGAGCTAATACTGTTGTTCTTTCGGGAGTTACTATTGGGGAGCATTGCTTTGTAGGAGCTGGTTCTGTTGTAACCAAAGATATCCCATCATATTCAATTTGCGTTGGCAATCCCGCAAAAATCATCAAGCAATATGATTTTGATAAAAAAGAATGGGTTAGAATAAAAAACTAA